In a single window of the Rhineura floridana isolate rRhiFlo1 chromosome 3, rRhiFlo1.hap2, whole genome shotgun sequence genome:
- the CARD19 gene encoding caspase recruitment domain-containing protein 19 isoform X5, with protein MLFRKYQTYCDRLRKDMAFLMSNGRLNEQLVDKIILQLNRVYPQILTNKEAEKFRNPKASLHSRLSNLIAHLQKEGDKPCQEFYRALQINAEQLYNNLPSRRILKTSDSTGINPEKEKCILNDRARRLGGTTGMQVTISAVSWEYITQLR; from the exons ATCAGACTTATTGTGATCGTTTGAGGAAGGACATGGCTTTTCTAATGAGCAACGGCAGGCTGAATGAGCAGCTGGTTGACAAAATTATCCTACAGCTCAACAGAGTTTACCCTCAAATTCTCACCAATAAAGAAGCAGAAAAG tTTCGAAATCCCAAAGCTTCTCTTCATAGTCGGCTGTCAAATCTTATAGCCCACTTGCAGAAGGAAGGTGACAAACCATGTCAAGAATTTTACCGTGCTTTGCAGATCAATGCTGAACAGCTGTATAACAACTTGCCAAGCAGGAGAATTCTAA AAACCTCAGATTCCACAGGGATAAACCCTGAGAAGGAGAAATGTATTCTAAATGACAGGG CCAGAAGGTTGGGAGGGACAACAGGCATGCAAGTTACCATTAGTGCTGTATCATGGGAATACATCACGCAGCTAAGGTAA
- the CARD19 gene encoding caspase recruitment domain-containing protein 19 isoform X3: MLFRKYQTYCDRLRKDMAFLMSNGRLNEQLVDKIILQLNRVYPQILTNKEAEKFRNPKASLHSRLSNLIAHLQKEGDKPCQEFYRALQINAEQLYNNLPSRRILKTSDSTGINPEKEKCILNDRGPTFFLACFSVAAGLAFFMYCCNSVVGSSQGDLEQDVTSMLMTFSSTSALNKIQKS, translated from the exons ATCAGACTTATTGTGATCGTTTGAGGAAGGACATGGCTTTTCTAATGAGCAACGGCAGGCTGAATGAGCAGCTGGTTGACAAAATTATCCTACAGCTCAACAGAGTTTACCCTCAAATTCTCACCAATAAAGAAGCAGAAAAG tTTCGAAATCCCAAAGCTTCTCTTCATAGTCGGCTGTCAAATCTTATAGCCCACTTGCAGAAGGAAGGTGACAAACCATGTCAAGAATTTTACCGTGCTTTGCAGATCAATGCTGAACAGCTGTATAACAACTTGCCAAGCAGGAGAATTCTAA AAACCTCAGATTCCACAGGGATAAACCCTGAGAAGGAGAAATGTATTCTAAATGACAGGG GTCCTACTTTCTTTCTTGCCTGCTTCAGTGTTGCTGCAGGATTAGCTTTCTTCATGTATTGCTGTAACTCAG TCGTTGGAAGCAGTCAAGGAGATCTGGAGCAagatgtcaccagtatgctgatgacattcagTTCTACTTCAGCTCTAAATAAG